In Pochonia chlamydosporia 170 chromosome 3, whole genome shotgun sequence, the following are encoded in one genomic region:
- a CDS encoding RNA polymerase II CTD phosphatase Fcp1 (similar to Neosartorya fischeri NRRL 181 XP_001263322.1) has protein sequence MYDKVVSLGSRLHYPITITKLLKSPGDSIKKQETIIEYKFTWRRKVSDDEWVDETTYTEYDSPAEGKLKEWRIKEGMVINADTPCMMVEEACGHEVQIQGLCSLCGADMTEFNWATEERDTDRAMINMTHDQTGLMVSESVAMKAEHDTQKRLLRQRKLSLVVDLDQTIIHACIEPTIGEWQKDTSNPNYEAVKDVKSFQLNDDGPRGLASGCTYYIKLRPGLQEFLEEVSSLYELHVYTMGTRAYALNIARIVDPDKKLFGNRVISRDENGSITSKSLQRLFPVSTNMVVIIDDRADVWPRNRPNLIKVVPYDFFKGIGDINSSFLPKRTDILPAPPQSNGALLAPNNSNGSNGAQTDGKTSPLEEIARMSGADDEVSLKIQAEEQEKTLEKQLTDRPMLHMQEELDKEDELSAQDPQTGGSSPNHPRQHLLSDDDEELIALQDHLTDLHSSFYETYDRRREERRQSEPTHPPGHSKPRRKSSVDDGVDLSMVPDVGDILDELKSNVLSGLVIVLSGLVPLGVNIEDSEIGMQAQSFGAQVLDSVSRRVTHLVVSLARPRTKKVQQAAKIPSIKIVNHNWLIDCLSQWRRLDERPYYLNIAADRERSDDTTEPTSEAENAETEARNLKDFDWATADKDLEEFLGTDNDDDEDEDEEEEGDVDNDDVESGAEGDNDGDTDSSGTDSPEKKGKKRKQPAEGDESDGDGPSIAGESILAKKQRLSRNRGASGLRAVRTPNGDDVEEEGSSLPTPVPTGDESIVKSDKAAAIEPSQDEQGDIDDDELERELLAELEAADD, from the coding sequence ATGTACGACAAAGTCGTCTCGTTAGGCTCGCGCCTGCATTATCCCATCACAATTACAAAGCTTCTCAAGTCACCGGGAGACTCTATAAAAAAGCAAGAAACCATTATCGAATACAAGTTTACTTGGCGGCGGAAAGTAAGCGACGATGAATGGGTTGACGAAACAACATATACCGAATACGACAGCCCTGCAGAGGGCAAGTTGAAGGAATGGCGAATCAAAGAAGGCATGGTCATCAATGCCGACACACCATGCATGATGGTGGAAGAGGCTTGCGGTCACGAGGTGCAAATCCAAGGTCTCTGTAGCCTTTGCGGCGCTGATATGACCGAATTCAATTGGGCCACCGAAGAGAGGGACACTGACCGCGCTATGATCAACATGACCCACGACCAAACCGGCTTGATGGTTAGCGAAAGCGTCGCGATGAAGGCAGAGCATGACACGCAGAAGCGCCTTCTGCGTCAGCGCAAGCTGAGCCTCGTCGTCGacttggaccagaccattaTTCATGCATGTATAGAGCCAACAATTGGCGAGTGGCAAAAAGACACTTCGAATCCCAATTACGAGGCTGTCAAAGATGTCAAAAGCTTTCAACTCAATGATGATGGACCAAGGGGTTTGGCTAGTGGCTGCACCTACTACATCAAGTTGAGGCCTGGCTTACAAGAATTCCTCGAAGAGGTCTCGTCATTATACGAATTGCATGTGTACACTATGGGTACACGTGCGTACGCACTGAATATTGCGCGGATTGTCGACCCAGATAAGAAGCTCTTTGGCAATCGCGTCATCAGTCGAGACGAGAACGGCAGCATAACTTCAAAGAGCTTACAGCGACTATTTCCAGTCAGCACCAACATGGTTGTTATTATCGATGATCGCGCTGATGTGTGGCCGCGAAATCGGCCAAACCTTATCAAGGTCGTGCCTTACGACTTCTTCAAGGGTATTGGCGACATCAATTCTAGCTTCCTGCCGAAGCGGACAGACATTTTGCCAGCACCTCCCCAGTCCAATGGCGCACTGTTGGCTCCCAATAACAGTAACGGTTCAAACGGCGCACAGACTGATGGGAAAACATCACCTTTGGAAGAAATAGCAAGAATGAGTGGAGCAGATGACGAAGTTAGCCTCAAGATTCAAGCAGAAGAGCAGGAAAAGACGCtagagaagcaattgacagaCCGGCCAATGCTGCACATGCAAGAAGAACTGGACAAGGAAGACGAGCTTTCAGCTCAAGACCCGCAGACAGGCGGATCATCCCCGAACCACCCCAGACAGCATTTACTaagcgatgacgacgaagagctTATTGCTCTACAGGATCATCTTACCGACCTCCATTCATCCTTTTACGAAACCTACgacaggagaagagaagaacgACGACAGTCAGAGCCCACACACCCTCCAGGGCACAGCAAGCCGCGACGAAAATCGTcagttgatgatggcgtGGACTTGTCCATGGTGCCCGATGTTGGTGATATCCTCGACGAATTGAAGTcaaatgtcttgtctggacTGGTTATTGTTCTGTCCGGCCTGGTACCTCTTGGCGTCAATATCGAAGATTCCGAGATTGGGATGCAAGCACAAAGTTTTGGTGCCCAAGTACTGGATAGTGTGTCACGCCGCGTCACACATTTGGTTGTATCGCTGGCTCGACCCAGAACAAAAAAGGTGCAACAAGCCGCCAAGATTCCGAGCATCAAAATTGTTAATCACAATTGGCTGATCGACTGCCTAAGCCAATGGCGCCGATTGGACGAGCGACCATATTACCTCAACATTGCAGCAGACCGCGAACGATCCGATGATACCACAGAGCCCACATCAGAAGCCGAGAATGCAGAGACGGAAGCAAGAAACCTGAAGGATTTTGATTGGGCCACGGCAGACAAGGATCTGGAAGAGTTCCTCGGCACTGacaatgacgatgatgaagacgaggacgaggaggaagagggagatgtcgacaatgacgacgtTGAGAGCGGTGCTGAGGGTGACAACGATGGTGACACGGACAGTTCTGGAACCGATAGCCCAGAaaagaagggcaaaaagcGGAAACAACCTGCCGAAGGAGATGAGTCAGATGGCGACGGACCTAGTATTGCGGGCGAAAGCatattggccaagaagcaacGCCTTTCCCGTAACCGTGGAGCGTCGGGCTTGAGAGCTGTACGAACGCCGAATGGAGACGatgtcgaagaagagggcaGCAGCCTACCAACACCGGTGCCAACTGGCGACGAGTCAATTGTCAAAAGCGACAAGGCAGCTGCCATTGAGCCATCACAGGACGAACAAGGGGATATagatgatgacgagctggagagggaACTTT